A window of the Henckelia pumila isolate YLH828 chromosome 3, ASM3356847v2, whole genome shotgun sequence genome harbors these coding sequences:
- the LOC140892726 gene encoding glucan endo-1,3-beta-glucosidase 8 yields MIMIMGMARLASCNMGVNWGTMATHQLPARSVVEMLKENGFDKVKLFEADDTILQALRGTDIQVMLAVPNYMLKEMSLHYGAAASWVEANVTAYAYPGGVNIRYVAVGNEPFLKTYNDTFLPHTFPALKNIQEAINRAGMGLQIKATVPFNADVYYSPESNQVPSAGDFRPEIRDLTVQIIQYLYSNDAPFVVNIYPFLSLYGNPYFPLEFAFFDGSSKPIRDGDYVYTNVFDANFDTLVWAMTKAGYPDIKIVIGEVGWPTDGDKHANVQNAKRFNQGLIQHALSEEGTPARKGKLNVYLFSLIDENTKSIEPGSFERHWGIFEFDGKPKYELDLSGYQGNKGLAAVQDVRYMLRRWCVLNPHVEDTQDQELAQNIDYACSSSDCTALGYGSSCNQLSVQGNASYAFNMYYQFKNQNEWDCDFSGLAMTTDIDPSDDKCQFPVMIADGNSVFVVHKNLVNILLGIVEGFIVFLLLVS; encoded by the exons atgatcatgatcatgggCATGGCTAGATTGGCAAGTTGTAATATGGGTGTGAATTGGGGTACAATGGCGACTCACCAGTTGCCTGCACGAAGCGTGGTCGAAATGCTCAAAGAGAACGGGTTCGATAAGGTGAAGCTATTCGAGGCGGATGACACCATACTGCAAGCATTGCGTGGGACTGATATTCAAGTCATGCTGGCTGTGCCAAATTACATGCTCAAAGAGATGAGCCTGCACTATGGGGCTGCGGCGTCTTGGGTCGAAGCTAATGTCACCGCTTACGCGTATCCTGGAGGAGTCAATATCAG ATATGTAGCTGTGGGAAATGAGCCTTTTCTAAAAACTTATAACGACACTTTCCTCCCACACACATTCCCGGCATTGAAAAATATACAAGAGGCTATTAACAGGGCGGGGATGGGCTTACAAATCAAAGCAACTGTCCCATTCAATGCTGATGTATACTACTCGCCCGAGTCGAACCAAGTCCCTTCTGCTGGTGACTTCAGGCCGGAAATACGCGATCTCACGGTACAAATCATCCAGTATCTGTACTCCAACGATGCACCATTTGTGGTGAACATCTATCCATTTCTAAGTCTCTACGGGAACCCCTACTTCCCTCTAGAGTTCGCCTTTTTCGACGGCTCTAGTAAGCCGATCAGAGATGGAGATTATGTCTACACGAACGTGTTTGATGCAAACTTCGATACTTTAGTTTGGGCCATGACTAAAGCAGGGTACCCTGACATTAAAATCGTGATAGGAGAAGTAGGATGGCCAACGGATGGCGACAAGCACGCGAATGTCCAAAACGCGAAAAGATTCAATCAAGGGTTGATTCAGCATGCTTTAAGTGAAGAGGGAACGCCGGCCAGGAAAGGGAAGTTGAACGTCTACTTGTTTAGCCTCATCGACGAGAACACGAAAAGCATAGAGCCCGGAAGCTTCGAGAGGCATTGGGGGATATTTGAATTCGACGGGAAGCCGAAATATGAGTTGGATTTGTCGGGTTATCAAGGAAACAAAGGTCTAGCCGCGGTACAAGACGTGAGATATATGTTAAGAAGGTGGTGTGTCTTAAATCCTCATGTCGAGGATACGCAGGATCAAGAATTGGCTCAGAACATTGATTATGCTTGTAGTTCATCAGATTGCACGGCTTTAGGCTACGGTTCGTCGTGTAACCAATTGAGTGTACAGGGGAATGCTTCTTATGCATTTAACATGTATTATCAGTTCAAGAATCAGAACGAATGGGACTGCGATTTTTCGGGTTTGGCTATGACTACGGACATTGATCCTTCGGACGATAAGTGCCAGTTTCCGGTTATGATTGCTGATGGGAATTCAGTGTTTGTGGTGCATAAGAACTTGGTGAATATCTTGCTTGGGATTGTTGAAGGATTCATAGTGTTTTTGCTTCTTGTGTCTTAA